Proteins encoded by one window of Paenibacillus sp. DCT19:
- the sigG gene encoding RNA polymerase sporulation sigma factor SigG produces MTRNKVEICGVDTAKLPVLTNTEMRELFHSLQQHHDRSAREKLVNGNLRLVLSVIQRFNNRGEFVDDLFQVGCIGLMKAIDNFDLSQNVKFSTYAVPMIIGEIRRYLRDNNPIRVSRSLRDIAYKALQVRDSLTNKNSREPTIFEISEALNVPKEDVVFALDAIQDPVSLFEPIYHDGGDPIYVMDQISDDKNKDVSWIEEIALREAMHRLGQREKMILSMRFFEGKTQMEVADEIGISQAQVSRLEKSAIQQMQKHVKS; encoded by the coding sequence ATGACCCGAAACAAAGTCGAGATTTGTGGCGTGGACACCGCAAAGTTGCCTGTTCTCACCAACACTGAAATGAGGGAATTATTTCATTCCCTTCAGCAACATCACGATCGCTCAGCAAGAGAAAAATTAGTGAATGGCAACCTGCGTCTGGTACTCAGCGTCATTCAGCGCTTTAACAATCGAGGGGAGTTTGTCGATGATCTGTTCCAGGTTGGATGTATTGGCCTGATGAAAGCCATTGATAATTTTGACTTATCCCAAAATGTTAAATTTTCAACGTATGCGGTTCCGATGATTATTGGGGAAATCCGTAGATACTTGCGCGACAATAACCCGATTCGGGTATCTCGCTCCTTGCGGGACATTGCTTATAAAGCACTTCAGGTTCGTGACAGCCTGACTAATAAAAATTCCCGTGAACCGACGATATTCGAAATTTCCGAAGCACTGAATGTGCCTAAGGAAGATGTCGTGTTTGCATTAGATGCCATCCAAGACCCGGTTTCACTCTTTGAACCGATTTATCATGACGGTGGAGATCCGATCTATGTGATGGATCAGATCAGTGACGATAAAAACAAGGATGTATCATGGATTGAAGAGATTGCACTTCGAGAAGCGATGCATCGTCTTGGTCAACGCGAAAAAATGATTTTGTCCATGCGTTTTTTTGAAGGAAAAACGCAAATGGAAGTAGCTGATGAGATCGGCATTTCTCAAGCGCAGGTATCGCGCCTGGAGAAGTCGGCCATACAACAGATGCAAAAGCATGTTAAGTCGTAA
- the sigE gene encoding RNA polymerase sporulation sigma factor SigE encodes MLVKWKLVAQLQYYRVLFLFGLKSEEIYYIGGSEALPPPLTREEEEFLLQKLSSGDAAIRAMLIERNLRLVVYIARKFENTGINIEDLVSIGAIGLIKAVNTFDPEKKIKLATYASRCIENEILMYLRRNSKIRTEVSFDEPLNIDWDGNELLLSDVLGTENDTIYRNIEEQVDRKLLHKALEKLTDRERMIMELRFGLTDGEEKTQKDVADLLGISQSYISRLEKRIIKRLRKEFNKMV; translated from the coding sequence ATGCTTGTAAAATGGAAATTGGTAGCTCAGCTGCAATACTATCGTGTGTTGTTTTTGTTCGGTCTGAAGAGTGAAGAGATTTATTATATCGGTGGGAGTGAAGCGCTACCACCTCCGTTGACCCGTGAAGAAGAGGAATTTTTGCTTCAAAAGTTATCCTCAGGAGACGCTGCGATCCGAGCGATGCTGATTGAACGGAATCTGCGATTGGTCGTTTACATTGCACGCAAATTCGAAAATACGGGTATTAACATCGAAGACTTGGTCTCCATCGGAGCCATTGGGCTTATTAAAGCGGTGAACACATTTGATCCGGAAAAGAAAATTAAACTGGCAACTTACGCATCGCGTTGTATTGAAAATGAAATTCTAATGTACTTACGGCGTAATAGTAAAATTCGTACAGAGGTTTCTTTTGACGAACCGCTCAATATTGATTGGGATGGAAATGAACTATTATTATCCGATGTACTCGGTACAGAGAACGATACAATCTATCGAAATATTGAAGAACAAGTAGATCGTAAGTTGCTGCATAAGGCTCTGGAAAAATTAACCGATCGTGAACGGATGATTATGGAGCTTCGCTTTGGCTTAACGGATGGGGAAGAAAAGACGCAAAAAGATGTTGCCGATTTACTCGGAATCTCGCAATCCTACATCTCTCGTCTCGAAAAAAGAATCATTAAAAGACTACGCAAAGAGTTTAATAAAATGGTCTGA
- the spoIIGA gene encoding sigma-E processing peptidase SpoIIGA — protein sequence MVVYVDLIFLTNLCIDGALIGLTAWMRGIKLVWWRWLLSAVVGALYVVMMFVPELEFMFTFLIKFGLSLVMLSIAFGFKGLQSFVRTLGTFYVINFVAAGGILGMHYMLQNSGEIFNGIWFTTSGGMSFDLKIAFWFTFIVFFTVLFLFKVVQNSKRKTDRMTTYLGRVEVVIDEVTITCTGLVDTGNQLTDPLSRLPVMVMEVSLWQDLLPEAWKGRLKDEAPDNLIMELDQEQFRWQDRLRLVPFRGINKGTAFMLAIRPDLVRVSLGEICYETTKVLVGLDGGVLSSEGKYRAVIHPELVSEAVNTQSTALTVGATEKPLNVV from the coding sequence TTGGTTGTTTATGTGGATCTTATCTTTTTGACGAACTTGTGTATTGACGGTGCACTTATTGGACTTACGGCATGGATGCGAGGCATCAAGTTAGTTTGGTGGAGATGGCTACTGTCAGCAGTAGTAGGTGCGCTGTATGTGGTTATGATGTTTGTGCCGGAGCTGGAATTCATGTTCACCTTTCTGATCAAGTTCGGCTTGTCACTGGTGATGCTCAGCATCGCATTCGGGTTTAAAGGCCTTCAGTCTTTCGTAAGGACCTTGGGTACCTTCTACGTCATCAATTTTGTGGCCGCTGGAGGCATTCTAGGTATGCATTATATGCTTCAGAATTCAGGTGAGATATTTAACGGTATCTGGTTTACCACGTCTGGTGGGATGTCCTTTGATCTGAAAATTGCGTTCTGGTTTACGTTTATCGTGTTCTTTACTGTTTTATTTTTATTCAAGGTTGTTCAGAACTCCAAACGCAAAACAGATCGAATGACAACTTATTTAGGTAGAGTCGAAGTTGTGATTGACGAGGTGACCATAACTTGTACAGGCCTTGTGGATACCGGCAATCAGCTGACAGATCCTCTTTCTCGGTTACCGGTCATGGTCATGGAAGTCTCACTTTGGCAAGATCTGTTGCCTGAGGCTTGGAAAGGCAGGTTGAAGGACGAGGCACCGGACAACCTTATTATGGAACTGGATCAAGAGCAGTTTCGTTGGCAGGATCGTTTAAGGCTTGTCCCATTTCGCGGGATTAACAAAGGAACTGCTTTTATGCTCGCGATAAGACCTGATCTCGTTCGAGTGAGTCTGGGTGAAATATGCTATGAAACAACGAAGGTGTTGGTAGGTCTGGATGGCGGCGTATTGTCTTCAGAGGGCAAGTATCGTGCTGTGATTCATCCTGAACTCGTGTCAGAAGCTGTTAACACACAGTCTACGGCTCTCACGGTGGGAGCAACAGAAAAGCCGCTGAATGTGGTATAG
- the ftsZ gene encoding cell division protein FtsZ — protein sequence MLEFDFEMESLAQIKVIGVGGGGSNAVNRMIENGVQGVEFITVNTDAQALHLAKSEHKLQIGDKLTRGLGAGANPDVGKKAAEESRDLIMNTLKGADMVFVTAGMGGGTGTGAAPVIAEIAKECGALTVGVVTRPFTFEGRKRSSHAEQGIEALKEKVDTLIVIPNDRLLEIVDKKTPMLEAFRQADNVLRQAVQGISDLIAVPGLINLDFADVKTIMHERGSALMGIGESTGENRAAEAARKAIMSPLLETSIEGARGVIMNITGGINLSLYEVNEAAEIVTSASDPEVNMIFGAIIDENLKEEIKVTVIATGFEDKPVSPPPARKTAPTSEPTDNRAPNLRPFGNQPSSDQLDIPTFLRNRSRNTNND from the coding sequence ATGTTGGAATTTGATTTCGAGATGGAGAGCTTGGCTCAAATAAAGGTCATCGGGGTAGGCGGCGGCGGAAGCAATGCTGTTAACCGAATGATCGAAAATGGTGTACAAGGTGTGGAATTTATAACGGTAAATACAGATGCTCAAGCATTGCATCTGGCTAAATCCGAACATAAATTGCAAATCGGTGACAAACTAACACGTGGTCTTGGCGCAGGTGCTAACCCCGATGTTGGTAAGAAAGCAGCGGAAGAATCCCGCGATCTGATCATGAATACGCTCAAAGGTGCAGACATGGTATTTGTTACAGCCGGTATGGGCGGTGGTACAGGTACAGGAGCGGCTCCAGTTATCGCTGAGATCGCCAAAGAATGTGGTGCACTTACAGTTGGCGTAGTAACACGCCCATTTACTTTTGAAGGACGTAAACGTTCTAGCCATGCAGAGCAAGGCATTGAAGCTCTGAAGGAAAAAGTAGATACACTAATCGTTATTCCTAACGATCGTTTGCTTGAGATTGTAGACAAAAAGACACCGATGCTGGAAGCATTCCGTCAAGCAGATAACGTATTGCGTCAAGCAGTACAAGGTATTTCTGATCTGATCGCTGTTCCGGGTCTAATCAACCTTGACTTTGCTGACGTCAAAACGATTATGCATGAACGTGGATCTGCGCTGATGGGTATTGGTGAATCTACTGGTGAAAATCGTGCGGCTGAAGCAGCTCGTAAAGCGATCATGAGTCCTTTGCTTGAAACATCAATTGAAGGTGCTCGTGGCGTAATCATGAATATCACAGGTGGCATTAACCTGTCGCTATATGAAGTTAACGAAGCAGCAGAAATCGTCACGTCTGCTTCCGATCCGGAAGTAAACATGATCTTCGGTGCCATCATTGATGAGAACCTGAAGGAAGAAATCAAGGTTACGGTGATCGCGACTGGCTTTGAAGATAAGCCTGTATCGCCGCCACCAGCTCGTAAAACTGCTCCAACTAGTGAGCCTACGGATAACCGTGCGCCTAATCTGCGTCCGTTCGGCAATCAGCCAAGCAGCGATCAGTTGGACATTCCGACATTTTTGCGCAATCGTTCACGTAACACTAATAACGACTAA
- the ftsA gene encoding cell division protein FtsA, with product MSNNDIIVSLDIGTSKIRAIIGEINNGTFNIIGVGSADSEGIRKGVIVDIDQTVQSIRNAVDHAERMVGIQISEVYVGISGNHIGLMSSHGVVAVSNEDREIGEEDMERVLKAAEVIAVPPEREIIDVVAKQYVVDGLEGIQDPRGMIGVRLEVEATIITGAKTAIHNLLRCVEKAGLKVSDLVLMSLGAGQLALSKDEKAMGSVLVDVGAGATTIAIFEEDSLVATSTLPIGGEFVTNDIAYGLRTLTDQAEKVKLKYGCAWLDDAAADVMFKVTRIGSNVDKEFSQEDLAAIIEPRVQEIFQMISQEVKQLGYTELPGGYILTGGTVSMPGVLQVAQHELAASVRVAVPDYIGVRDPGFTSGVGILHNVIRSLRLRPSSSNGGGSNNNNNNNKKPTNRVKPNASPESEQKPGLFERLKNMFSEFI from the coding sequence TTGAGTAACAATGACATCATTGTTAGTTTGGACATCGGTACATCCAAAATTCGCGCTATTATTGGGGAAATTAATAATGGAACCTTTAATATTATTGGAGTTGGATCTGCCGACTCGGAAGGAATTCGCAAAGGTGTAATCGTAGATATCGATCAAACGGTACAGTCGATTCGAAATGCTGTGGATCATGCTGAACGTATGGTAGGTATTCAAATATCCGAAGTATATGTTGGAATCTCGGGAAATCATATCGGACTGATGAGCAGTCACGGCGTCGTGGCAGTATCTAACGAGGATCGTGAAATCGGAGAAGAAGACATGGAGCGGGTGTTGAAAGCAGCCGAAGTTATTGCGGTTCCGCCGGAACGGGAAATTATTGACGTTGTCGCCAAGCAGTACGTTGTTGATGGCTTGGAAGGCATTCAGGATCCCCGTGGTATGATTGGTGTTCGTCTGGAAGTGGAGGCGACCATCATTACGGGTGCAAAAACCGCGATACATAATCTTTTGCGCTGCGTAGAGAAAGCGGGTCTGAAAGTAAGTGATTTGGTACTCATGTCACTTGGTGCAGGCCAATTGGCTTTATCTAAAGATGAAAAAGCAATGGGATCTGTACTTGTTGATGTTGGAGCAGGGGCTACAACGATTGCTATCTTTGAAGAGGATAGTCTTGTAGCAACTTCAACGTTACCCATTGGCGGAGAGTTCGTAACGAATGATATCGCCTATGGTTTGCGTACGCTAACGGATCAAGCAGAAAAGGTGAAGCTGAAATATGGCTGTGCTTGGCTGGATGATGCTGCCGCGGATGTCATGTTCAAAGTGACACGAATCGGTAGCAATGTGGACAAAGAATTCTCGCAAGAGGATTTGGCAGCCATTATCGAACCAAGAGTTCAGGAAATATTCCAGATGATCTCTCAAGAAGTGAAGCAACTTGGTTACACAGAGCTTCCTGGAGGTTATATACTAACGGGAGGAACCGTGTCTATGCCAGGTGTTCTGCAAGTAGCTCAGCATGAGCTTGCTGCATCGGTGCGAGTAGCCGTTCCGGATTATATCGGTGTACGCGACCCAGGCTTCACTAGCGGGGTTGGTATTCTGCACAATGTAATCCGCAGTTTGCGTCTTCGTCCTTCGAGCAGCAACGGCGGTGGCAGCAACAATAATAACAATAACAACAAGAAACCGACCAACCGTGTTAAGCCGAATGCGTCTCCGGAATCGGAGCAAAAACCGGGTTTGTTCGAACGGCTGAAAAATATGTTCAGCGAATTTATATAA
- a CDS encoding cell division protein FtsQ/DivIB codes for MPKSQIPVLKKNRPKRNTSRKIVFILLLLFIALLAVLFFRSSMSRISEIEITGNVYTSTSELLEKSGLKVGEQFFGTSSSEIIEQLKTDKAISNVTVDKQFPGTIHIKVEEYPTVAYELAADGALKAILASGTSLIVPPTIGVAVEKPILTQWKADDPLKAKLSEVLATIPNELTTDISEIIPNPTPSFPDQIRIYTKSQFEVITTVSMLPDKVEYLNQVIETERPGKITMLEADTYVPFIADNPEDDVEPGANP; via the coding sequence ATGCCAAAAAGTCAAATTCCGGTTCTCAAAAAGAATCGGCCTAAACGAAACACAAGCCGTAAAATTGTATTCATTTTGCTACTTCTTTTTATTGCCTTACTTGCAGTGTTATTCTTTCGCTCTTCAATGAGTCGGATTTCGGAGATTGAGATTACGGGTAATGTATACACATCAACTTCGGAATTGTTGGAGAAAAGTGGTCTGAAGGTAGGCGAACAATTTTTTGGGACAAGCTCGTCAGAGATTATCGAACAACTGAAGACAGATAAAGCGATCTCTAATGTAACGGTGGACAAGCAGTTTCCTGGCACGATTCATATCAAGGTAGAGGAATATCCAACGGTTGCATATGAACTTGCCGCGGATGGAGCACTCAAAGCGATACTTGCCAGCGGGACAAGCTTGATTGTACCCCCTACCATTGGTGTAGCTGTAGAGAAACCCATTCTGACACAGTGGAAAGCAGACGATCCGCTCAAAGCCAAATTGAGTGAAGTCTTAGCTACCATACCGAATGAGCTTACAACGGACATTTCGGAGATTATTCCGAATCCTACGCCCTCATTTCCGGATCAGATTCGGATCTATACAAAATCGCAGTTTGAAGTGATTACGACGGTGTCTATGCTGCCGGACAAGGTGGAATATCTTAATCAGGTTATTGAGACGGAGCGGCCAGGAAAAATAACGATGTTGGAGGCCGATACCTATGTACCTTTTATCGCCGACAACCCTGAGGACGATGTTGAACCAGGAGCAAATCCTTGA
- the murA gene encoding UDP-N-acetylglucosamine 1-carboxyvinyltransferase: MDKLVIEGGKPLSGSIRIHGAKNAALPIMAASLLADGEVTLHNVPHLLDIEVMLYILERLGCTCRHEQGTVTINTSSIQSYDVPEELMKQMRSSIFLMGPLLAKFGQVSVYQPGGCAIGERKIDLHLRGLEALGATIEEQDQQIICRGRELVGTDIHLDFPSVGATENIMMAAVVAKGTTTIFNAAREPEIQDLQHFLNAMGASIIGAGTDTITINGVEKLVPCSYEIIPDRIVAGTVMIAAAATRGNVTLTHCNPAHLTSLIHVLKRTGVQITVCNDIMTVSCMSRPKSVDRIVTSPYPSFPTDLQSQIMVLLSLADGFSVMKETVFEGRFKHVDELNVMGADISVDLNAAFIRGVPRLYGATVEATDLRAGAALVIAGLAAQGKTVVEQVHHIDRGYDCIEKLFQSLGASVERQSPVSKQLDFAN, translated from the coding sequence TTGGACAAATTGGTGATTGAAGGCGGGAAACCCCTCTCAGGATCCATACGCATCCATGGAGCAAAAAATGCCGCTTTACCGATTATGGCCGCAAGTTTGTTGGCAGATGGGGAAGTCACACTGCACAACGTACCACACTTGCTGGACATTGAAGTAATGCTGTATATCCTGGAACGGCTTGGATGCACGTGTCGGCATGAACAGGGAACAGTGACGATTAATACGTCGTCCATTCAGTCTTATGATGTGCCTGAGGAGCTTATGAAACAGATGCGCTCTTCCATTTTCTTAATGGGACCACTGCTCGCTAAATTCGGGCAAGTATCCGTGTATCAGCCAGGTGGTTGTGCGATTGGAGAACGTAAAATTGATCTTCACCTCCGGGGCCTGGAAGCGCTCGGAGCGACAATCGAGGAACAGGATCAACAGATCATTTGTCGTGGTCGTGAGTTGGTTGGAACGGATATTCATCTGGATTTCCCGAGCGTGGGAGCCACGGAGAATATTATGATGGCAGCTGTGGTAGCCAAGGGCACAACAACCATTTTTAATGCAGCACGTGAACCTGAAATTCAGGATTTGCAGCACTTTCTGAATGCTATGGGCGCAAGTATCATTGGTGCGGGAACGGATACCATTACGATTAATGGCGTGGAAAAGCTGGTACCATGCTCATACGAAATTATTCCTGATCGAATTGTGGCTGGAACGGTGATGATCGCAGCCGCAGCTACGCGAGGAAATGTAACGCTTACACATTGCAATCCGGCACATCTTACTTCTCTTATACATGTGTTGAAGCGCACTGGTGTTCAAATTACAGTATGCAATGATATAATGACGGTGAGCTGTATGAGCCGTCCAAAATCAGTAGATCGAATTGTAACTTCACCTTATCCTTCGTTCCCCACAGACCTGCAGTCGCAAATTATGGTTCTGCTTAGTCTAGCCGATGGGTTTAGTGTAATGAAGGAGACGGTGTTTGAAGGTCGATTCAAACATGTGGATGAGCTGAATGTAATGGGAGCCGATATATCGGTAGATCTGAATGCAGCCTTTATACGTGGTGTTCCCCGTTTATACGGAGCCACAGTGGAAGCAACTGACTTGCGTGCAGGTGCAGCTCTGGTTATTGCTGGTTTAGCAGCACAGGGCAAGACGGTTGTAGAGCAAGTTCATCACATTGACAGAGGGTATGATTGTATCGAAAAGTTGTTCCAGAGTCTCGGAGCTTCCGTTGAAAGACAATCTCCCGTTTCGAAACAGCTCGATTTTGCCAATTAA
- the murB gene encoding UDP-N-acetylmuramate dehydrogenase, with protein sequence MQQWISLLSQNNVGKVLENEPLAKYTTWKIGGPADVLVIPENKEQMVNLIQLLQKHEIPWMQLGRGSNMLVSDKGIRGVVVKPGEGFDFAEFHEDGVTAGAAFSFVKLSVMAAKKEFTGLEFGSGIPGTVGGAVYMNAGAHGSDVSRIFQSAEIVLGTGELVRYSKEDMKFAYRHSVLHDQRGIVLEATFALQQGERKVISESMAAYKNRRRRTQPLQMACAGSVFRNPPGDYAARLIEAAGLKGKTQGGAQVSTMHANFIVNTGQATAEDVITLMQQIQNTISSQNGIDLVPEVFVVGER encoded by the coding sequence ATGCAGCAGTGGATATCGTTACTATCCCAGAATAATGTCGGCAAAGTTCTTGAAAACGAGCCGCTCGCAAAATATACAACATGGAAAATCGGTGGTCCTGCGGATGTGCTAGTCATACCGGAAAACAAAGAGCAAATGGTCAATCTAATTCAGTTGTTACAGAAGCATGAGATCCCGTGGATGCAACTCGGACGTGGATCCAACATGTTAGTATCTGACAAAGGAATACGTGGTGTTGTTGTGAAACCGGGAGAAGGCTTTGATTTTGCGGAATTTCACGAAGATGGCGTAACGGCCGGAGCTGCATTTTCTTTTGTTAAACTGAGTGTGATGGCTGCTAAAAAAGAATTTACCGGTTTGGAATTTGGTAGCGGCATTCCTGGAACTGTTGGTGGAGCTGTGTATATGAATGCGGGAGCCCATGGATCGGATGTGTCACGGATATTTCAATCCGCTGAGATTGTGCTGGGAACAGGGGAATTGGTACGTTACAGCAAGGAGGACATGAAATTTGCCTACCGCCACTCTGTACTGCATGACCAGAGAGGCATTGTACTGGAGGCTACGTTTGCTCTTCAGCAAGGCGAGCGCAAGGTCATTTCGGAATCGATGGCTGCCTATAAGAATCGCAGGCGTCGCACACAGCCACTGCAGATGGCTTGTGCAGGTAGTGTTTTCCGAAACCCACCTGGTGATTATGCAGCCCGACTGATTGAAGCAGCAGGGCTAAAGGGTAAGACACAGGGAGGCGCACAGGTATCCACCATGCATGCCAATTTCATTGTTAATACCGGCCAAGCAACAGCAGAGGACGTTATCACCCTTATGCAGCAGATTCAGAACACTATATCATCTCAAAACGGTATTGACCTGGTACCGGAAGTCTTCGTAGTGGGTGAGCGGTAA
- the murG gene encoding undecaprenyldiphospho-muramoylpentapeptide beta-N-acetylglucosaminyltransferase gives MRVVLSGGGTGGHIYPAVAIARQLETENPDSTFLYIGGTRGLESKLVPQENIPFQSIDITGFRRKLSIDNLKTVMRFIQGVSKSKKMLKEFKPDVVIGTGGYVCGPVVYAAAKLGIPSIIHEQNAIPGLTNKFLTRYVDTVAVSFEGAEKAFSGAKRVIYTGNPRATTVAKASRDRGFATLGVPMDSRVVLVVGGSRGAKAINKAMVDMAPRLAELDDVHVVYVTGDTYFDETREAIRSSLGTMPNHLHVLPYVHNMPEVLACTSLIVNRAGASFLAEITSLGIPSILIPSPNVTNNHQEANARTLEGGGASITMLEKDLTGQKLYETIAGIMNDEGTRREMAAASKQLGKPDSAEVLVNEIRRLAVRR, from the coding sequence ATGCGAGTCGTTCTAAGCGGCGGCGGTACGGGTGGACATATCTATCCGGCTGTTGCCATAGCAAGACAATTGGAGACGGAGAATCCCGACTCGACATTTTTATATATTGGAGGAACCAGAGGTTTGGAAAGCAAACTGGTGCCTCAAGAAAATATTCCGTTTCAATCCATCGACATTACTGGCTTTCGTAGGAAACTGTCGATTGACAACTTGAAGACCGTTATGCGTTTTATTCAAGGTGTAAGCAAATCCAAAAAAATGCTCAAGGAATTTAAACCTGATGTCGTGATTGGTACGGGCGGATATGTATGTGGTCCTGTCGTTTACGCTGCGGCCAAGCTAGGTATTCCAAGTATTATTCACGAACAGAATGCCATCCCAGGTCTGACCAACAAGTTCCTCACACGTTATGTGGATACCGTAGCTGTTAGCTTTGAAGGTGCAGAAAAAGCATTCTCCGGGGCTAAACGAGTCATCTATACAGGTAATCCACGGGCAACTACGGTTGCTAAGGCGAGCCGTGATCGAGGTTTTGCTACACTGGGTGTTCCGATGGACAGCCGTGTTGTTCTTGTTGTAGGGGGCAGCCGCGGAGCCAAAGCAATCAACAAAGCAATGGTAGATATGGCTCCAAGGTTAGCTGAGCTGGATGATGTTCATGTGGTATACGTGACCGGCGATACCTATTTCGATGAAACAAGAGAAGCAATCCGAAGTTCACTTGGCACGATGCCTAATCATCTGCACGTATTGCCTTATGTGCACAATATGCCTGAAGTGCTTGCTTGTACTTCTCTGATTGTAAATCGTGCTGGGGCGTCATTCCTTGCGGAGATTACGTCACTTGGCATTCCATCTATTCTCATACCTTCGCCGAATGTAACGAATAATCATCAGGAAGCGAATGCGCGTACCCTTGAAGGTGGAGGAGCATCCATTACGATGTTGGAAAAAGATCTGACGGGCCAAAAGCTCTATGAAACCATTGCCGGCATCATGAATGATGAAGGGACTCGCAGGGAGATGGCTGCAGCATCCAAGCAGCTTGGCAAACCTGACTCAGCAGAGGTGCTTGTGAATGAAATTCGGCGACTCGCTGTGCGCCGCTAA
- the spoVE gene encoding stage V sporulation protein E: MKQSRPAPDLWLLICIMALLAIGIIMVYSAGSVLAFHDYGDSFYFAKRQLLFAGLGLAAMFVTASVDYRVWRKYAKPILIACFIMLIAVLIPGIGVVRGGARSWLGIGSFGIQPSEFMKLGMILFLAHWLSKDPGKIKTFTTGLLPPLGLMGLAFGIIMLQPDLGTGTVMMGASMLIVFTAGARMKHLLFLALGGVAGFAALIAAAPYRLKRITAFLDPWSDPLGAGYQIIQSLYAIGPGGLAGLGLGMSRQKYSYVPEPQTDFIFSILAEELGFIGGLIVLLLFLVLVWRGMRVAMTVPDAFGSLLGVGIVGMVAVQVIINIGVVIGLMPVTGITLPLISYGGSSLTLMLTALGILLNLSRYAR; this comes from the coding sequence ATGAAACAGTCGCGACCGGCGCCAGATCTCTGGCTCCTGATATGTATTATGGCATTGCTTGCCATCGGCATTATTATGGTATACAGTGCAGGTTCGGTTCTTGCTTTCCACGACTATGGGGATTCATTTTACTTTGCCAAAAGACAACTTCTGTTCGCAGGACTTGGACTTGCCGCGATGTTTGTAACGGCGAGTGTGGATTACCGTGTTTGGCGGAAGTATGCAAAGCCGATTTTAATCGCCTGTTTTATTATGCTGATAGCTGTACTGATTCCGGGCATTGGTGTTGTTCGCGGTGGAGCGCGAAGCTGGCTTGGGATTGGTTCCTTTGGTATCCAGCCTTCAGAGTTCATGAAGCTAGGCATGATATTGTTTTTGGCACACTGGCTTAGTAAAGACCCTGGGAAAATCAAAACCTTCACCACCGGTTTACTACCGCCACTTGGATTGATGGGTTTGGCTTTTGGCATTATTATGCTACAGCCCGATTTGGGGACAGGCACAGTTATGATGGGTGCATCCATGCTGATTGTGTTTACGGCAGGTGCACGAATGAAGCATTTATTGTTCCTGGCTCTAGGCGGTGTGGCTGGATTCGCGGCGTTAATTGCGGCAGCACCTTACCGTTTGAAACGGATTACAGCCTTTCTAGATCCATGGTCTGACCCACTGGGCGCAGGATATCAAATTATTCAATCGTTATATGCAATTGGGCCAGGAGGACTCGCGGGTCTTGGACTCGGCATGAGCCGTCAGAAGTACAGTTATGTGCCAGAGCCACAGACGGATTTTATTTTTTCTATTTTGGCCGAGGAGTTAGGCTTTATCGGTGGGTTAATTGTATTGCTTTTATTTCTAGTGTTGGTCTGGAGAGGGATGCGTGTAGCAATGACAGTTCCTGATGCCTTTGGCAGCTTGCTCGGCGTAGGGATCGTAGGTATGGTTGCTGTTCAGGTGATCATTAATATCGGTGTTGTTATTGGGCTTATGCCTGTTACCGGGATTACACTGCCGTTAATCAGTTACGGTGGATCGTCTCTAACACTCATGCTCACTGCTCTAGGCATTTTATTAAACTTATCCCGTTATGCGAGGTGA